A region from the Stygiolobus caldivivus genome encodes:
- a CDS encoding CopG family transcriptional regulator, producing the protein MVSLNSVRQIKKPSCPFGRHCFSDSSVCGDIGNYAECPQRIEDKIHVEMKEGVYRGDDPYTLFRRVRKGE; encoded by the coding sequence GTGGTTAGTTTAAACTCTGTTAGACAGATTAAAAAACCTTCTTGCCCGTTTGGAAGGCACTGCTTTAGCGATAGCAGTGTTTGTGGAGATATAGGCAATTATGCTGAATGCCCGCAAAGAATTGAGGACAAAATCCACGTGGAAATGAAGGAAGGAGTATACAGAGGAGACGACCCCTATACGCTCTTCAGGAGGGTGAGGAAAGGTGAGTGA
- a CDS encoding DEAD/DEAH box helicase, which yields MEKSLFDIFFENYTYGNNYLVTAPTGTGKTHIAKHLLTNTDEVVVYASPLKALSREVYKAIKDKRKAKYVDSDVYEEDLSNVDAEALLMTYEKLDSTIRHNYRWLRRVSLIIVDEVHNVESDRGLAIENIVLWAKANSVPIVALSATVPDVDKYAKWLSATLLKYDKRSVPLHECIAYPYVMRCFDDNRVFSLGRRGLRNVKLDLLLGILDWVISINKNALVFVKSRASAERLADTLTKFDVPAQPYHSGLPYETREKVLNDYTNNKVKVLVSTTALGQGVNLPVYAAIFYDVSLPESDEKGEFKGWRDLDPSEFKQIAGRAGRRGFDNEGYAIVIAESAREMERIRQKYFSKEVNGGVVTTPYTLENLALGVIAWGEGMGKDEIDKVVKGSLKFHDRDVSPALSTLEKENLVREEAGSVYLTELGRAVALSYIDVASLKGFPVNVDDFDPLSVISSSPEVLQALRGCNEGKELLRRWANGEDILDVCKKLTAKDIEEVLSNARWIAFALYRVLKALHKKTDEVRDLYMSLKYGVPPAGIPLAEKKLHRGVVMKLLAMGVKGPEELCVVSGLKEVERVLTTMAVEELTYCTPYLLRLSEFVRENYGKEIDRVDSVVKQLLHIGVLYREGDKIKWKEYKVMTSGNT from the coding sequence GTGGAGAAGTCACTCTTCGACATATTCTTTGAGAATTACACTTACGGTAACAACTACTTGGTCACCGCCCCCACGGGTACCGGGAAGACCCACATAGCCAAGCACTTACTCACTAATACTGATGAGGTCGTAGTCTACGCTTCCCCGTTAAAGGCACTCTCTAGGGAGGTGTACAAAGCGATAAAGGACAAGAGGAAGGCCAAATATGTTGACTCAGACGTCTATGAAGAAGACCTCTCCAACGTAGACGCTGAGGCCCTGCTTATGACTTACGAAAAGCTGGACTCTACCATAAGGCATAACTACAGGTGGCTGAGGAGGGTAAGCCTCATAATCGTAGACGAAGTCCATAACGTGGAGTCTGACAGGGGGCTGGCTATCGAGAACATAGTACTCTGGGCAAAGGCTAATAGTGTCCCTATCGTCGCCCTGAGTGCTACAGTACCCGACGTGGACAAGTACGCTAAGTGGCTATCAGCTACGCTATTGAAATACGATAAGAGGAGCGTACCCCTACACGAGTGTATAGCCTACCCCTACGTCATGAGGTGTTTCGACGACAACAGGGTCTTCTCCCTCGGTAGGAGGGGGCTGAGAAACGTCAAGCTGGACCTCCTGCTGGGTATTTTAGACTGGGTCATTTCCATTAATAAGAACGCCCTCGTCTTCGTAAAGAGCAGGGCCTCAGCCGAGAGGCTCGCAGACACCCTCACCAAGTTCGATGTCCCGGCCCAGCCCTACCACTCAGGACTACCTTATGAGACCAGGGAAAAAGTCCTCAACGACTACACAAACAATAAAGTGAAAGTACTCGTCTCGACTACCGCACTGGGCCAGGGCGTAAACTTACCCGTCTACGCTGCTATCTTCTACGACGTCTCTTTGCCGGAGAGTGACGAAAAGGGTGAGTTTAAGGGGTGGAGGGACTTAGACCCCTCAGAGTTTAAACAGATAGCGGGGAGGGCGGGCAGGAGGGGGTTTGACAACGAAGGGTATGCTATAGTCATAGCCGAGAGCGCTAGGGAAATGGAAAGGATAAGGCAGAAGTATTTCTCCAAGGAGGTAAACGGGGGCGTAGTCACTACCCCTTACACGCTGGAAAACTTAGCCTTAGGGGTGATCGCGTGGGGGGAGGGGATGGGCAAGGACGAAATCGATAAGGTGGTAAAGGGGAGCCTGAAGTTCCACGACCGTGACGTAAGCCCCGCTTTGTCGACTTTAGAGAAGGAGAACTTGGTAAGGGAAGAAGCGGGTAGCGTTTACCTCACCGAGCTAGGGAGGGCGGTGGCACTCAGCTACATAGACGTGGCGAGCCTTAAGGGGTTCCCGGTAAACGTAGACGACTTTGACCCCCTCTCTGTCATATCCTCTTCCCCTGAAGTGTTGCAAGCTTTAAGGGGGTGTAATGAAGGCAAGGAGCTCCTCAGGAGGTGGGCTAACGGCGAGGACATCCTGGACGTGTGTAAGAAGCTTACAGCTAAGGACATCGAGGAAGTCCTGTCTAACGCTAGGTGGATAGCGTTTGCCTTGTACAGAGTGTTAAAAGCCCTGCACAAGAAGACCGACGAAGTACGGGACCTCTATATGAGCCTGAAATACGGCGTACCCCCTGCGGGTATACCTTTAGCTGAGAAAAAGCTCCACCGCGGAGTAGTGATGAAGCTCTTGGCAATGGGCGTCAAGGGCCCGGAGGAGCTCTGTGTGGTCTCGGGCCTTAAGGAGGTGGAGAGGGTACTTACTACGATGGCCGTCGAGGAGTTGACCTACTGTACCCCTTACCTGCTGAGGTTAAGTGAGTTCGTAAGGGAGAACTACGGGAAGGAAATCGACAGGGTTGACAGTGTGGTAAAGCAGTTACTCCACATTGGTGTTTTATATAGGGAGGGTGATAAGATCAAGTGGAAGGAGTATAAGGTGATGACCTCGGGAAATACATGA
- a CDS encoding CopG family transcriptional regulator, whose translation MSSKTMAFVRLKEEDKAVIKKIAEYYDVSESDAVKIAVKHLAKELGLLSS comes from the coding sequence ATGTCGAGTAAAACTATGGCTTTTGTAAGGCTAAAGGAAGAGGATAAGGCGGTAATAAAGAAAATTGCAGAATACTATGACGTCTCGGAATCTGACGCGGTAAAAATAGCGGTAAAGCATTTGGCTAAGGAGTTGGGACTCCTCTCTTCATAA
- a CDS encoding AbrB/MazE/SpoVT family DNA-binding domain-containing protein, whose protein sequence is MKPRVYKGGRPGHTTYYLLIPKDIVDSLGITPEDDFVLNTEIKDGEITLCYKRVKKA, encoded by the coding sequence ATGAAACCACGCGTATATAAAGGCGGAAGACCTGGACATACCACATATTATTTGTTAATACCGAAAGACATAGTAGACTCGTTAGGGATAACTCCAGAAGACGATTTCGTGCTTAATACAGAAATCAAAGACGGGGAAATCACGCTTTGCTATAAACGGGTTAAGAAAGCCTAA
- a CDS encoding DUF434 domain-containing protein has product MLSNQLLQRAYEDYKFLINRGYNRKPALDLVSARYGLSKKERLLLYRCTHTDEEVEAIRQKKVEAPEEVMVDGYNISLTLLSAIYNDDVFICDDGLVRDLGLGKRKEKDEVFDSIVLIAEFLSFKRVAFQIVLDAQVSKSGELSNKLRKIGVNAITAKKADMEVIVSGKVVVSNDFVVVMKANKVYDLLGDILKISSIKVPCFPPNPKNL; this is encoded by the coding sequence ATGCTGTCAAATCAGCTATTGCAGAGGGCCTATGAGGACTACAAGTTCTTAATAAACAGGGGTTATAACAGGAAGCCCGCCCTTGACCTAGTCTCAGCCAGATACGGCCTATCAAAGAAAGAGAGGCTACTCCTCTACCGCTGTACCCACACAGACGAAGAGGTCGAGGCAATAAGGCAAAAGAAGGTCGAAGCCCCTGAAGAAGTAATGGTAGACGGTTATAACATATCCCTTACTTTACTCTCGGCGATCTATAACGATGACGTCTTTATCTGTGACGACGGGCTCGTGAGGGACTTGGGCCTGGGTAAAAGGAAAGAGAAGGACGAAGTCTTTGACTCGATCGTCCTCATAGCGGAGTTCTTATCCTTTAAACGGGTAGCCTTTCAGATAGTATTAGACGCGCAAGTGAGCAAGAGCGGGGAGCTGTCAAATAAACTAAGGAAGATAGGGGTAAACGCTATAACTGCTAAAAAGGCGGATATGGAAGTCATAGTGAGCGGTAAGGTAGTAGTATCAAACGACTTCGTGGTCGTCATGAAGGCCAATAAGGTCTACGACTTGTTAGGTGATATCCTAAAAATAAGTTCGATCAAAGTCCCGTGTTTTCCTCCTAATCCGAAAAACCTTTAA
- a CDS encoding PaREP1 family protein, with translation MEISISAEVYYEEADELLSRGDIVQACEKYYKAAEEAVKLLVVENDLKEVIKEVKEQGWDSKSLNDAVTELSYKLGDDIIDMWSSAVVLFTAREYLDKDLIEYYKRSIKMLVEKAKQGFNLTVPK, from the coding sequence ATGGAGATAAGTATAAGTGCTGAAGTCTATTACGAAGAGGCTGATGAGTTGTTATCTAGGGGTGACATTGTACAAGCGTGTGAGAAGTATTATAAGGCTGCTGAGGAGGCTGTAAAGCTGTTGGTCGTTGAGAACGACCTGAAAGAGGTAATAAAAGAGGTGAAAGAACAAGGTTGGGACTCAAAGTCCTTAAATGACGCTGTTACAGAACTGTCTTATAAGCTCGGGGACGATATAATAGACATGTGGTCCTCAGCAGTGGTGCTGTTTACTGCGAGGGAGTATTTAGACAAAGACTTAATAGAATACTATAAAAGGTCTATCAAGATGTTAGTTGAGAAAGCCAAGCAGGGATTTAATCTTACGGTTCCTAAGTGA
- a CDS encoding plasmid pRiA4b ORF-3 family protein, whose amino-acid sequence MREGYYHYLSPESALRHFRSCDKVKEVLSGELDGFILHIKDNYFPQYWLYIAVPSSLTLEDLDKFLRDIWVECCGHLSEFEIGGESVSPDGEADEITDNSFGDDEGVITAKDKLSDILHKGLEFGYTYDFGISTELTLRVVDGAK is encoded by the coding sequence ATGCGGGAAGGGTATTACCACTACCTCAGCCCTGAGTCAGCCCTGAGGCACTTCAGGTCATGTGATAAGGTGAAAGAGGTACTTAGCGGAGAATTAGACGGGTTTATATTGCATATAAAGGACAATTATTTCCCCCAATACTGGCTGTACATAGCAGTCCCATCATCGCTTACCTTAGAAGACTTGGACAAGTTCCTCAGGGACATCTGGGTAGAGTGTTGCGGTCACCTGAGCGAGTTCGAGATAGGCGGTGAGAGCGTCAGCCCTGACGGAGAGGCGGACGAAATAACGGACAACTCGTTTGGAGACGACGAGGGAGTTATTACGGCAAAAGACAAACTCTCCGATATCTTACATAAGGGCCTTGAGTTCGGCTACACGTATGACTTCGGTATCAGTACAGAACTCACGCTACGTGTGGTAGACGGGGCTAAGTAG
- a CDS encoding integrase, translating into MYPTKVAGPGFEPGSQGPEPWLGEDSPKTPRSSIITNTSVITKDLDSRRDKKIENLPSEAGLIAFYNDCVKKVSKETCKQYVNYLRKPLDVNNKGSVLAWKKYYKWKGDLDKWKAIKTKKSGVDLKVPSEAEIKEWLTKVKGTKVETLFKLLLESGIRLTEAVKVLNEYDPKDEMSENSYYIYILNWSRGSKRVFYVFHTTPLQRQGITYNYAKKVLHQLGVEPKYLRKFVATKLLELGVPGEIVDFIEGRTPSQILTKHYLDLLTLAKKYYPTYVSWLKQIEFF; encoded by the coding sequence GTGTACCCCACAAAGGTAGCCGGGCCCGGATTCGAACCGGGGTCCCAGGGGCCAGAGCCCTGGTTAGGGGAAGACTCCCCTAAAACCCCTCGTAGTTCTATCATTACAAATACGTCAGTTATCACAAAGGACTTGGACTCGAGGCGTGATAAAAAGATTGAAAATTTACCGTCAGAAGCGGGACTAATTGCATTTTATAACGATTGTGTAAAGAAAGTAAGTAAAGAAACTTGTAAACAATATGTAAATTATCTTAGGAAACCTCTGGACGTAAACAATAAAGGCTCAGTGTTAGCCTGGAAGAAGTACTACAAGTGGAAAGGCGACCTGGACAAGTGGAAAGCTATCAAGACTAAGAAGAGCGGGGTAGACCTCAAAGTCCCAAGCGAGGCCGAAATTAAGGAGTGGCTTACGAAAGTGAAGGGGACTAAAGTAGAGACGTTATTTAAGCTTTTGTTGGAAAGCGGGATAAGGCTCACGGAAGCGGTCAAAGTCCTCAACGAGTACGACCCTAAGGACGAAATGAGTGAAAATTCATATTATATATATATATTGAACTGGAGTAGGGGCTCAAAACGCGTGTTTTACGTTTTCCATACCACGCCGTTACAAAGACAGGGCATTACGTATAATTACGCAAAGAAGGTGTTGCACCAGTTAGGCGTTGAGCCGAAATACTTGAGGAAATTCGTGGCGACAAAGCTCTTGGAGTTAGGAGTACCGGGTGAAATTGTAGACTTTATTGAGGGTAGGACTCCTAGTCAAATCCTCACAAAACATTACTTAGACCTATTAACATTGGCGAAAAAGTACTACCCGACCTACGTGAGTTGGTTGAAACAAATTGAATTTTTCTAA
- a CDS encoding phage/plasmid primase, P4 family, producing MSERLQWAKRFIEHGFAIFPIDPQSKKAVIKEWEKYSSQPLSEEERQKFLKMVEEGHNYAVPGGQHGLVVLDFEDKELLKAWISENELNKLCKNTLCVNTPHGGIHVYVTADEIPEHKFNPVFTKDGKGIADLQSFKSYVLGPESCINHKQCNTDKCKWKGQDYTTCYTPINNNKIMKADLKGLLKFLAEKGKRLGIELSSSARAWVSGGTSNEVEDDLEKLKEEMAKYDRFKGKTVEAIREEVCKEISKELEELKGKDDKKSKKWSTILTTAKSVVCDGKTYADIGIDRSRGDWAFFRALLTHGVTNLEVFEHLLPSDSKVFAPKWDKYYIHTLKKAWELSKPALEFQAKAKGKKEKEAKKIAKSIITGAILRLHKIKTFYQVTGHNQAVIGVFKWDKKKGVYTPFDKGLRKEIREIAEMLEIRSFDRTLAQLSKRDVDDIFDEIKDLTLTPLPKEPLRIAFKNGTLEWTDKGIIWYDAKERSPKVYSFYYLPWEVKFEEIEKFMNKEITVKDIEELASRLCPKNLETFKQWVDDKWVLLFEVIGYTFYPEIKLRKAFMLVGSGGNGKSTYINLIKKILGDYAVSISPRELFDPQNRFIVGNLYHKLANAVAESKNYTIEDMDRFKRLTGGDWITADVKFKDPITFKSIAKLVIASNNMPAVRDTDDKAFWHRWVLVEFPHEFKDNDIWVDKIFTEEEINGIVTTSIVAISRVFQVGHFDFEQSEKEVMDLWLSHIDSVYSFMKTYAERGILTVDPRNGDLIVEKKKLYKMYRGYCSAMGFRGVGPNSFSRKLREYFNISTDRKVVGYEDGKPIRKKFLVGIGINELEAYRQLNHEVTVDEVKVFLNYIKENNNVIKEFREIVQDFGDRDKANRFIKFCQDHKFCEPRGVEAFEIHLD from the coding sequence GTGAGTGAGAGACTGCAGTGGGCTAAGCGGTTTATTGAACACGGCTTTGCCATCTTCCCTATTGACCCTCAAAGCAAAAAAGCCGTGATTAAGGAGTGGGAGAAGTATAGCAGTCAACCGTTAAGTGAGGAAGAGAGGCAGAAGTTCCTAAAGATGGTTGAGGAAGGGCATAACTATGCAGTACCGGGCGGTCAGCACGGTCTGGTCGTTTTAGACTTTGAGGATAAGGAACTATTGAAGGCATGGATTAGTGAAAATGAGCTTAACAAACTGTGTAAAAACACGCTCTGTGTCAATACTCCCCACGGCGGTATTCACGTTTATGTTACCGCTGACGAAATTCCAGAGCATAAGTTTAACCCCGTATTTACCAAAGACGGGAAAGGGATAGCAGACTTACAGAGCTTCAAGAGTTATGTATTAGGACCCGAGTCTTGTATTAACCATAAGCAGTGTAACACTGATAAGTGTAAATGGAAAGGCCAAGACTACACCACGTGCTATACCCCTATTAACAATAACAAAATAATGAAGGCTGACCTCAAAGGCCTACTGAAGTTTTTGGCTGAAAAGGGTAAGAGGTTAGGGATTGAACTAAGCAGTTCAGCCCGCGCGTGGGTTAGTGGGGGTACAAGTAATGAGGTTGAGGATGACCTGGAAAAGCTCAAGGAAGAAATGGCTAAATACGACCGCTTTAAGGGTAAGACAGTTGAGGCGATAAGGGAAGAAGTCTGCAAAGAAATATCAAAGGAGTTAGAGGAACTGAAGGGGAAAGATGATAAGAAGAGTAAGAAATGGTCTACAATACTCACCACGGCTAAGTCAGTGGTCTGTGACGGGAAAACCTATGCCGATATAGGGATTGATAGGAGTAGAGGAGATTGGGCATTTTTCAGAGCGTTATTAACCCACGGTGTGACTAACCTGGAAGTTTTTGAACATCTCCTTCCTTCAGACAGTAAGGTCTTTGCACCAAAATGGGACAAGTACTATATCCACACTCTGAAGAAGGCGTGGGAGTTAAGTAAACCCGCACTAGAATTCCAGGCTAAAGCTAAGGGGAAGAAGGAGAAAGAGGCTAAGAAGATAGCAAAATCAATAATCACGGGCGCTATCCTTAGACTCCACAAAATCAAAACTTTCTACCAGGTCACGGGACATAACCAGGCAGTGATAGGGGTCTTCAAATGGGACAAGAAGAAAGGGGTCTACACGCCGTTTGACAAAGGGTTGAGGAAGGAGATAAGGGAAATAGCAGAGATGTTAGAAATAAGGTCGTTTGATAGGACATTAGCACAACTCAGCAAACGTGATGTCGACGACATATTTGACGAGATAAAGGACTTAACACTCACGCCGTTACCCAAAGAGCCATTAAGAATTGCCTTCAAGAACGGCACTCTGGAATGGACTGATAAAGGCATTATTTGGTATGACGCAAAAGAGAGGAGCCCTAAGGTTTATTCTTTCTACTACCTACCGTGGGAAGTCAAGTTTGAGGAAATTGAGAAGTTCATGAATAAGGAGATAACAGTAAAAGACATTGAGGAATTAGCATCACGGCTCTGCCCTAAGAACCTAGAGACCTTTAAGCAGTGGGTTGACGATAAATGGGTACTCCTATTTGAGGTTATAGGCTATACGTTCTACCCCGAAATTAAGCTCAGAAAAGCGTTTATGTTGGTAGGTTCCGGCGGTAACGGTAAATCGACGTATATCAACCTTATAAAAAAGATATTAGGAGATTATGCAGTCAGCATTTCGCCACGAGAGCTTTTTGACCCGCAAAATAGGTTTATCGTGGGGAACCTCTACCATAAATTAGCCAATGCGGTGGCCGAGTCAAAAAACTATACGATTGAGGACATGGACAGGTTCAAGAGGCTCACGGGCGGGGACTGGATAACTGCAGACGTGAAGTTCAAAGACCCGATAACGTTTAAGAGTATTGCGAAACTGGTCATTGCCTCAAATAATATGCCCGCAGTGAGGGACACAGACGATAAAGCGTTTTGGCATAGGTGGGTATTGGTAGAGTTCCCTCACGAGTTCAAAGACAACGACATATGGGTTGACAAAATATTCACTGAAGAGGAGATTAACGGGATAGTTACGACTTCAATAGTGGCAATATCACGGGTGTTCCAGGTGGGGCATTTCGACTTTGAGCAGAGTGAGAAAGAGGTCATGGACTTATGGCTATCACATATCGACAGTGTATATAGTTTTATGAAGACTTATGCTGAGAGGGGGATACTCACGGTTGACCCGAGAAACGGTGATTTGATAGTGGAGAAAAAGAAGCTGTACAAGATGTATAGGGGCTATTGCAGTGCAATGGGCTTTAGAGGGGTAGGGCCTAACTCCTTTTCGCGTAAGCTTAGGGAATATTTCAACATTTCGACAGACCGCAAAGTAGTAGGCTATGAGGACGGCAAACCAATAAGGAAAAAGTTCCTAGTGGGGATCGGGATAAACGAGTTAGAGGCTTATAGGCAATTAAACCACGAGGTGACTGTCGATGAGGTTAAGGTATTCCTAAATTATATTAAGGAAAACAATAACGTCATAAAGGAGTTTAGGGAAATAGTCCAAGACTTTGGGGACCGTGATAAGGCAAATAGGTTCATAAAGTTCTGCCAAGACCATAAGTTCTGTGAACCGAGAGGGGTAGAGGCTTTCGAAATTCATCTAGACTAA
- the alaS gene encoding alanine--tRNA ligase — protein MKVNESEYKLNFFLSNNYERKICKSCSTPFWAKDKTREVCADVPCTDYYFFDLDIKSPPLTVGEARNKFLKFFERNGHTIIPPKPVLARWREDLYLTIASIVDFQPFVTSGVVPPPANPLVLSQPCIRLEDVDNVGITFGRHLTTFEMAAHHAFNYPDKQVYWKEETVRLAKEFFTQEIGIPEEQLNFKESWWEGGGNAGPSFEVTIGGLELATLVFMQYEIRGEEYIPLKLKIVDTGYGVERIAWFTQKTPTAFHAIYGNLVYKFFDKIGVAKVDDELLKTAAILAGRIDPDKPETIARHREEVAKKMGLKLDYVNNELTRAARVFQVLDHTKTIALMLADGLVPSNSGEGYLGRLLIRRALRVLKLLGSDVKLYELVKDQIEYWKEDFPQMLKNKDYILDVVQLEQERFEETMSKATSAISSLVKKGNEITVEDLVRLYDSNGIPPDIVAEEAHKLNKDIKVQVPHNFYALVAKRHQSAPIKGGKKDKLPQDLINVIEGKQPQLPPTERLYYKDQYQRSFQGKVLLSYKNFLVLDQTTFYPEGGGQVGDTGVIRVGDTEYRVIDTQKVRDYIVHILDKEVNIPEGTTVYGEIDWQRRYRIMKHHTGTHVILSAARKVLGEHVWQAGAEKTPQKARLDITHYKVPTEEEIKRIEDLANYVINDRRPVKPFTINRIEAEMKYGVSIYAGGVPEGADVRLIEIKDWDIEGCGGTHLANTSEIGALKIINVEKLQDGVIRLEYVAGDVVAQYARSQEEKIKEVSKALSTSPSQLEARVKRLVEEDEKKDQLLSSYRRMVLSEIERIATKEVVGDIILYVVRDVPDEELVRDAMRKLTSSQRSVALAISSKGGSKVVEIGVSKDMKVDKVIEKLRNMGGRGGGKGTYGNVTINSSEENIVNAVKSAIAEGL, from the coding sequence ATGAAAGTAAACGAAAGTGAGTACAAGCTTAATTTCTTTTTATCTAATAATTACGAAAGAAAAATATGTAAATCGTGTTCTACCCCGTTTTGGGCAAAAGACAAGACACGCGAAGTATGTGCTGACGTGCCTTGCACGGACTATTATTTCTTCGACTTAGACATAAAGTCTCCACCCCTCACCGTAGGTGAAGCAAGAAACAAGTTCCTGAAGTTCTTCGAAAGGAACGGGCACACGATAATACCACCCAAGCCGGTATTGGCGAGGTGGAGGGAAGACTTATACCTCACAATAGCCAGCATTGTAGACTTTCAACCTTTTGTCACGAGTGGGGTCGTACCCCCACCCGCAAACCCCTTAGTCCTTTCCCAGCCTTGCATTAGACTCGAGGACGTAGACAACGTGGGGATAACTTTCGGCAGGCACTTAACCACGTTCGAAATGGCTGCCCACCACGCATTTAACTACCCGGACAAGCAAGTTTACTGGAAAGAAGAAACGGTAAGGTTAGCTAAGGAATTTTTCACGCAAGAAATAGGCATCCCCGAGGAACAATTGAACTTCAAAGAGTCTTGGTGGGAAGGAGGAGGGAACGCAGGGCCTTCCTTTGAAGTCACAATAGGTGGTCTAGAATTAGCCACACTAGTGTTTATGCAGTACGAAATAAGAGGAGAAGAATACATACCGCTAAAACTTAAGATAGTAGACACGGGGTACGGGGTTGAAAGGATAGCGTGGTTTACTCAAAAAACGCCCACAGCATTCCACGCAATCTACGGGAATTTAGTCTATAAGTTCTTTGACAAAATCGGTGTCGCAAAAGTAGACGACGAACTACTTAAAACCGCTGCAATATTAGCTGGAAGAATAGACCCGGACAAGCCAGAGACGATAGCAAGGCATAGAGAAGAAGTAGCTAAGAAGATGGGGTTAAAACTGGACTACGTTAACAATGAACTCACGAGAGCCGCCAGGGTCTTTCAGGTACTAGACCACACCAAGACGATAGCCCTAATGCTCGCGGACGGGTTGGTCCCGTCAAATTCCGGTGAAGGGTATTTGGGGAGGTTGCTCATTAGGCGTGCCCTGAGGGTCCTAAAATTACTAGGGAGCGATGTCAAACTCTACGAGCTAGTAAAAGACCAGATAGAGTATTGGAAAGAGGACTTCCCCCAGATGCTGAAAAATAAAGACTATATACTCGACGTAGTCCAACTGGAACAGGAAAGGTTTGAGGAGACTATGAGCAAGGCGACTTCCGCGATATCTTCGTTAGTGAAGAAGGGTAATGAAATAACAGTAGAAGACCTTGTAAGGCTTTACGACTCCAACGGGATACCTCCAGATATAGTAGCTGAAGAAGCACATAAGTTAAATAAAGACATTAAAGTCCAAGTACCCCATAACTTTTACGCACTAGTAGCTAAGAGACACCAGTCCGCCCCTATAAAAGGAGGAAAAAAAGACAAACTTCCACAAGACCTCATAAATGTAATTGAGGGAAAACAACCCCAACTACCACCTACGGAAAGGCTATACTATAAAGACCAGTACCAGAGGTCATTTCAGGGCAAAGTCTTACTCTCATACAAGAACTTCCTCGTCCTAGACCAGACTACTTTCTACCCCGAGGGTGGGGGCCAAGTAGGGGACACGGGAGTGATCAGGGTAGGAGATACGGAGTACAGAGTCATTGACACCCAGAAAGTCAGGGACTATATAGTCCACATCTTGGACAAAGAGGTCAACATCCCCGAGGGTACTACTGTCTACGGTGAAATAGACTGGCAGAGGAGGTATAGGATTATGAAGCACCACACGGGTACTCACGTCATTTTATCAGCCGCTAGGAAAGTCCTCGGTGAACACGTGTGGCAAGCAGGGGCTGAAAAGACACCGCAAAAAGCGAGGCTGGATATCACCCACTACAAGGTGCCTACTGAAGAGGAAATAAAGAGGATCGAAGACTTAGCGAATTACGTCATAAACGACCGGAGACCCGTAAAGCCGTTCACAATAAACAGGATAGAGGCGGAAATGAAGTACGGCGTCTCGATTTACGCCGGAGGAGTACCCGAAGGTGCGGACGTAAGGTTGATCGAGATCAAAGACTGGGATATTGAAGGTTGCGGTGGGACACACCTAGCTAATACTAGCGAAATAGGCGCGTTAAAAATAATAAACGTCGAAAAACTACAAGACGGTGTAATAAGGCTTGAGTATGTAGCCGGTGACGTAGTAGCACAGTACGCGAGATCCCAAGAAGAAAAAATTAAGGAGGTCTCAAAGGCTTTAAGCACTTCTCCGTCACAGTTAGAGGCTAGGGTTAAGAGGCTCGTCGAAGAGGACGAAAAGAAAGACCAGTTGCTGAGCAGTTATAGACGTATGGTCTTGAGTGAAATAGAGAGGATAGCCACGAAAGAGGTAGTAGGCGATATAATACTATACGTCGTAAGGGACGTCCCTGATGAAGAGCTGGTAAGGGATGCAATGAGGAAGTTAACTTCTTCCCAGAGGTCCGTAGCTTTAGCTATCTCGTCAAAGGGCGGCAGTAAAGTAGTCGAGATAGGCGTAAGTAAAGACATGAAGGTAGACAAGGTCATAGAGAAGCTCAGGAATATGGGCGGTAGAGGAGGGGGTAAGGGGACATACGGTAACGTCACTATCAATTCCTCAGAGGAGAACATAGTCAATGCTGTCAAATCAGCTATTGCAGAGGGCCTATGA
- a CDS encoding PaREP1 family protein: MRKPSRDLILRFLSEADELLSRGDIVQACEKYYKAAEEAVKLLVVENDLKEVIKEVQTKGRWDAGNLFKASRLLRGRDPRVANWWRSAWVLHVDGFHEMSLSEKEVRKLKEDVRELVAYVTGK; this comes from the coding sequence TTGAGAAAGCCAAGCAGGGATTTAATCTTACGGTTCCTAAGTGAGGCTGATGAGTTGTTATCTAGGGGTGACATTGTACAAGCGTGTGAGAAGTATTATAAGGCTGCTGAGGAGGCTGTAAAGCTGTTGGTCGTTGAGAACGACCTGAAAGAGGTAATAAAAGAGGTCCAGACTAAGGGGAGGTGGGACGCCGGGAACTTATTTAAGGCCTCCAGATTATTGCGGGGCAGGGACCCGCGCGTCGCCAACTGGTGGAGGAGTGCGTGGGTACTTCACGTAGACGGTTTTCACGAAATGAGCTTAAGCGAAAAGGAAGTGAGAAAGCTGAAAGAGGACGTAAGGGAGCTGGTAGCTTACGTCACTGGTAAGTAG